The Limanda limanda chromosome 21, fLimLim1.1, whole genome shotgun sequence genome contains the following window.
CACTTAAATCCAAACTGCtaacatacattttttctgtAACTATACGTATTTGCATTAAAGGCGAGTCTGACCCTCTTCTTCGTCTTACAGGTGTATGGGGATTTACATGGACACGTTGAACATCTTCATGAGGCTGGTGATGATTCTGTCGGGCGGCGGTGGCAGAAGGAAGTGAACGGCGGCATCCTGACGCCAACCTCACTTTGACTTTTCCACAGAGCTGAAAAAAGCCATGTTTTATTACTAGCTGCATACACCAGGTGTCATTCCTATCCAACTAGTACCTAAACATAAATACTTTGCAAgtgtgtgaagaggaggatTGCGCTCTCTGGTGCGTGCTGCCAGTGAAGAAGTCAAATATTTGTGCATTCATAATACAGACTGGGCTCTCACCTTGATTGGGAACGTATCTGTTTTATTTGAGGGGTCACAGATTATTTTACCTGCTTCAGATGTCCTTTGTATTGTTCGTtatgttttctatttattttcttttgaatcAACAGGAATTGGGAATAagcaacagaaacaacacataCATCAGCTGTTCGTAACTGCTCCAAGTATACACGGAAATTGCACTTAAGTGAATAAAAGGGTTTAAGAGACTGACTTTAGTTCATGTATTTCTGAGATATGTTCAGTTACTTCAATGATGGAATCtcttaataaacaaataaaggtTATGGTTTTCATCAGATGCTGTGTCTTGCCCATTGTAGTTTACTTTTAGGGTAAAGTCCTCTTAAAATGTATTACAGGAAGATAGTTTGTTTGTCATAGAAAAATCACAGgtcaaaaaaaaatatatatatgattacAGCTTAATTCTAttttagctgcttcagtttcaggggTCCTGGGGTTGTTTATGTTGGCTCACTGCTGAATACAGCAGAGCATTTGTTAATGCACTATTCCTGCTATGGTAATTATGTGGGAAAAAACCTAATGCAATTTAAATATAACAGCCTGTATTCACGATTGTTCCCTTCATGAACAAATATCTGATGAATATAGAATGATAATTTTCATTAATCCATTATTTTCTACAAATTGCTCATTTTAAGATGGAATACTTTCTCATAGTTTTGGTAGTCTTTTTCTTAAATATCCTCTAAAGTCACAATGATGGGTATTTATTAAAAGCTTTTTACCAGATATTCAtgaatttttattatttctgatTTAACATCATAAATTCAACTCTAACTCTATCTCTGTGCTGGGATTTATAATgtgacaatgtaaaaaaaaaaaaaaatatggtcAAATTGTCAAATAATTTATATCTTAATAATCAAACTTTAGGTGCACAATATAAAAAGATTTATGGGTAACAGCTTGCAATGACCTTTAAAGTAAGTTTATTGACCAGCAAATCCAAACCACCAACACAAACAATCGGAGCAGCAGCAAAGATCAATCCTGAGTTGAGTTTTGTCACTGCTCCTACTTAATATCTCAAAAGTTCATAATTTGCCGTCCTGCCCCCTCAGTTGTGGTGACCAGCCCCTGAGGGACTAGCGGGGGTGCACCTTGTATTTGCCTACAAACGGTCagtgtgtagcagcagcagatgaCAAAGGCTTAGCATCGTAATCCTCTTGTCCACCATCTGCCTGCTCCTCTAAAATTAAACCTCCAAACCAGGGCACTCGCAACAGATGCTAACATCTGTAAATGTGCAGGTGCTTCATTAAAGCGCACATGCACATGGAGCACACAGCTGCCGGCCAGTGTTTCAGTCCCTCAGATCATGTTCATCACAGGTATGACTCATGTATGCTGTGGATGGAAAAGCACTGCGGACGGGGGGGATAAAGAAGGCAATAATGGATGAGTAGGAGGGGAAAGCCTCTGTGTGCAGGGATCTGCCATGACTGGGGATAAAAGTCACCCTCTGTCAGTCATTTTCAGATTGATGACCAATAGCTGGTTGGTTTCCAAGGTTTTTACTGCTTAATGCCGGCTTGAGccacagtgtgtgcgtgtgagagagagacattaaAGACAATTTTGTGTCATGGTTATAAACCACCATTTTAACCCCAAATAAAACTCCAGCTCTTTGTCATTGCACTAAAGTTTACTGAATCCGCACTCAAATATTTTATGTCACCTTAATATTTATCTGCAgacattcatgttccccagaggatTAATCCTAACAGTGTCCCCTGACTTTTTCTCCTAAAGCCAACACGAAGTAGACTTTGATCGTTTTTAGTAACGCTACAACGCTACCAATATATATCTAATTTGTTCATTTCATATGTAAAAATCTATTATTACATAATAATATAACACAGTTCATTTGTGCATTCCAACAACATATTACTGATATGGTCAATTAGATTATGCATATGCTCGgatagttatttatttatttagtattcAGTATTTAGCCAGATTTTTGAGGTTTTTGGTTCTTTAGGCTAAAGTATTTCTGCTTTATCCCCTTTATATTAATCTACTTAATCTTAGTTTAATCTACTTTATATCCTATTAAATAAGTGCAGGCCTTGTAGTCTAATTAAAGCAGTTTCTGAAGTAAACAAGTTGTTAAAATTACCTCCAAGAAAAACATTAGAATGCGGCAGTAGAACAAAAAAGGATTTATTATaaaccaagaaaaaaaacatataatatcatgttttttaattgtcttgtgacattgtgttttcacagtCAAACTTCACGTTAACAAGAAGCCGTCCTTGGATTCAGGCCATGAATTTATTTTGGTGAAAGGAGCAGATTTTTCCTGTGCTGCCAATCAGTGAGGTGTGTACAAGCGAGTCACTGAACATCACACGCTATTTTTATACCTGTGAATACAGGAAGGCACGACTCTGCACCTCGAAGTGAGTAAGTCAATTCCTTGTGATTGcatctgattaaaaaaacacaagttcaaATGTCCCTCAAGGCCAAAGTGTGAACTGagttcaaaaataaaaagtatgaCGTCTTCGACCTTCATCAGTTGCCAGGGAAGAAAAACGAATAGTCACTCAGAGAGTTTTTCTTTTACGGACAATCAGATTAGCCGTTTTTTGGTCGTACTCTCGATATTGAACACAGCTTTTTGGTCTTGACTTATTGAATCAACAAAGGATTCATATATGAGCAGAATGTCTTAGTCGTTATAACATCCTACGTTTAAATGAACTCAAACTCTAATCATGACTTCCTGTCAGGTGAAACACCATTTTGGGTCGTGTTGTGCCTTGAGACaaagtgattgacaggtgacTGGGTTTTCCCGGGGGGGAAAGTGGCCTGCGGAGGCCAAAGAAAGCCTCTTGGCTTTATATTAGGTCTATCAAAGATCCACAAGTGGAGCTCAGGCTTGTGTTGGTCAGTGAGCTGCCAAAGAAAGCAGCCATGGGAAGCTTAGGCCACTGGGACTTGCTGTGTGACTAATGAGTTTGGTGAAGTTGAAAACACCAACACGAGGAGCCAAATGTGTCAAGtgtctccacagagaaacacaaaccaccGAACTACAGAGGATGttgatttaaacctttttgtAAACCTAAATGCACTTATTCAGCATCATTGATTTCCAACACCTCATTGAAATTCTAAAGAGGTGTTGAATGTCACAAAGCCTCTGATTTAACAGTAATCATATGGCAGTGCATCATGTGCACATCGTCATGTGTGCAGAGGTGCGAAGATCACACCTACACTGTGTGAAACCCTGAAACTCTCTTCCCTCCTTGTGCAGTTTTCTTCTTTAGAGGAAATCAGAGTGAGAGCACTGTGCTGGAAGACGCCTGCAGAGGGAAGGGATGCGTCACTGGATTAGTGCCTGAGAATCTGGCCCAGCCTCTTCCATCCTGAGCCACCGAGACGCACCAGAAGGGCACCGGCACTCGCAGCTCGCTGTACCCCCTCCACCAAGCCTTCCACATGAGCCAGCCAAGCCTTAGCTTCCCACCAggatgaagaaagagaagaaaacgcATGCTTTactgttcctcctgctgcttcacttCACCTTGGGTAGGTTCTGTGTTGCGTCTTTGCCTGTGGTTAAGACTTCTTGCCTCGCTCTTATCTGGTTAATCCTCTAACGCGCAGAGGGAATGATCATCTCTGTGCTGACTGTTCTCGCTGCTCCTACTCCATATTAAGacgtgtggttgtttgtgttttagataGCAGAGATTTAAATccaaatatatttgtaatttgtgTCCGTCCTTTTCCTCCTTGCTCTCCCTGCTTTCGGTTCCCGCCCTTTTTAGCAAGTGAGTGCAACATCTATCTATTAATTACGTAAACAATTCCCCTAGAAATAGAACCAAATACGTGGAAAACTATGAGGTTGTTAAAAATGTCATGTCATTACGTCTTTTCCACTCAAATAACATGTTTGGGGTTTTTTGCTTTAAAGGGCAATCAGACTATGCTCCATACTTTTATGACAATGGACCCAGTAGCAAAAGTGGGAACATGGCCTTGTTCAGCATCTCCGAGGACACACCAGTGGGTAAGTCTCACATGATGAGGTGTCCTGGTCACTTCAACACTCACAGGTCCACGTGAGGGACGAAATTCTTACGCAATGAAATGATCACACACGTTATGAGACAGAGGCTAATCACTGTAATACCTTTTGGATCGTGACGTACGCCAAGACTAACGGGAAGAAAACAATACGGGTGGTGACTCATCTGACCTGATCGTCAAACAAACCACTTACACTGAAAACGTAACGCTGAGAGCTAAAACAAGGACAAAGCAGAATCGGATACGTCGTTAAAATCacttaataaaacatgtttttattaaaagccttctattaattattttcctatttttattgttattgttttaaatctgttttttaattttattcttcTACTTACCTTGGTTCTGAAGCGTTTCAatcctgtaaagcactttgtaaataaagtgttttattaccattattatttgcacatttgctgcattattttaaatagagaaagaaatgtCCTGTTCCAGTTTtgtcatttgtcttttgtttccaCGCAGGCACACAGGTTTACATCCTGAACGGCACAGATCCAGAGGGGGACCCGGTGCGATATGATCTGACTTTTGAACAAGGCTCCAAGATATATTTTAGGGTGGAAGCCAAATCTGGAAACGTGACTCTGGTTCAGGAGCTGGACAGAGAGGTGAGTCTGTCAACGAGACTTCAAAAAATAACAATGACTCCGCTGCGGCTCGGcgtgacttttacttttgtcTCTGTAGAAACAAGCTGAGATCTCGATGCTTGTGAGCATCACGGACGGTCGAAATAAAGTAAGCTCTGTGACAAGTGCTGTGACATAATAATACAAACATCAGGAAATGTATTATATTCACAGTCTAAACtggaatgtgtttaaatatgtagATTATCTGTCTGATCACATTTagttaatcatttaaaaaaaggatgcAGCTCTTGTATCAGTACAGTTATTTTcattcttgtttgtgttcttgttttcAGGTTATTGAGACAGTGAGAGTTTTTGTCACTGACATAAATGATGAACCACCTGAATTTCAAAACCTTCCTTTCCTCATCAATATCCCAGAGGTACAAGGcagcaaacacatacacatgcagagAATCCTTTCTACATGTCCAGCTGCGACATGAAAGACCACGACCACTTTATGGTTTTAAATCTCTTGTCTATTTGCCAGGACACTGCTCCAGGAAGTAGCATCTACAGGGTTGCGGCAGTGGATAAGGACATGGGCTCGGGAGGCAGCGTCTCTTATTATTTACAGGTAGCTTTGCATTACTATACAACTTTACCTTTTCATTATCATGCAGATGAATTCTTAGTGAACCACATGATACCAAAGCACATCTTTTCAAACGATTCTTTACATAAATAATGATAAAGGAGTAAAGGTTCAGTGCAAACCTCAACTACCATCCCTGGTTGGAAGCTTCATGTTGAATTTCATGCATTAAATCTTGCTTGATCCttcttaaaggtccagtgtgtagaatttagtgccatctagtggtgaagttgcatgttgagGCTGATACCCCTCggctcaccctccccttccaaacatgaaacagaacctgtggtagccttcagttgtcataaaaactcaaaaggtgtttagtttgtccagtctgggctactgtaaaaaacatggtggcctccgtagagaagacccgctcctgatgtaaatatataatatttaaatataaagatcCCATTCTAGTGTAAAGAAatcaacaattcgtacaatttagatgaaacacactcgaTAAAACATCAAtaggatttttttatatttaatttctgccactAGATCCCATACCTCTAAAACTTACACTCTGAACCTTTAACCCCTGCACCCTGGAGTTCAGCCTGAAGTCTGCCAAACAAGTTTATCCCCTCGGTCCACAAAGCTCATCTTAGCTGTGGAAAAGCTTATTTTTTCACGCTTTCTCTTTATTGTTTGATCCCGTTTCCACTTCAAAATCtggtaaaaaatattttctgtttctatcCCAAACGCACCGTTATTATCCTCCTTGTGATACAGCTAACTGGCTCGGTGTGGGCCGAGCATTTGTGTTCGGGAGCGGAGGTCAAGCTGGCATCATGAGAGCTGCCGTgtggagagaggaaaagggCATTTGATGGGACAGTGTGCGGCGGGTGGAAGATTAATCTCATCCCAGCGAGCAGTGTGGAAATGGTGTTACCTTGGCGGATTAAATTTCAATTACATTTGAGCAAGGCATGGGAAGTTTAATAGAGGCTTAGGTGTTGTTGACAGCTCCCATGTTGTTCCTGCTCACGTGTTAAATGTGTAGAGAGCGTATCCTGCTGGGGGTGCATCCAAAATAATGTCAAGGTCAAGCAGAGGCTTTGCTGAAGCGATGCAAAAAATCAAAGGccgtgtgtgttgttgtcgtAAACACAGCTGACTCTTTGGCGTGTTCTGCATTTTCCAGACCACCCAGTTTTCCAAGTTCACCATCGACGGCAACAGCGGGATCCTCCGAGTCAAACCAGGGGAGACTCTGGACTACGAGACCACACCCACACATTTCGTGACAGTGGTGGCAAAGGTGAGAAGTCACTGGCAAGTTTTGGGTTTGGgtctgaaacacacatttatcaacCGGCGAGCAGTGTGGCTAACATTACGAGAGTTTAGGAATTAACCACAGCAGGAGCATTTAATTCACTTGTTGACTTCTGCAAATGACACAAGGCACCATTGACTCTGCTGATGGCCAAAGTTCACGGAAGGTTCAGTCACGATAAGCTTCCAGAACACGTTTGCTGAGCTTCCTCAGTCACTACAGGTGAAGTAAAGCTGAAGTGCTGACAGTGTTTAGTCAACGGGATTAAACTCAAGTGCACCTCAGTTCTTTCTGTGGAGTACTACACTTTAGATACTGTCACTTCAATGACTCTTCGTAAATCAGATACTAACATGTTGAAGCTATGAtaaaatttacatattccatTTGGGTTCAATGTGCCATCAGTTCAGTTTGTCTTACTAAAGACATGTTAAAGGTTAAActggttaaaaaaacacagccaTGCAACTACTGCAAGTATTTTATatgactttttttctttgtgtgataCTGCTGAGATactaaacagaaacaaacctgATCAAACCATTTCATAGACTAAATGTAAAGAATGTATGTCGTTCATCTTCATATGCAGTCTATGATTTCAACCAAGAAGTTTGGTTACTCTTAACAATTGGAAAACTAATCTGAGCAGTTCTTTATCGAAACATTTcgatgtttaaaaagaaaaacaaaggccaTGAGTTACATTAGATCTGATTTATTTGGGATTAAAATCTAACTTGTAGCGCAAAGATCTCACATTTCCAGACGTGAAATGAAGTATCTATAGATTAAAGtatagatttagatttatttctATGAACATTATAAAATTGTTGAACTTTCTTAACTTTTTTTCCTCAGGATGGCGGAGGAAAGTACAAGGGGAAGCATCAGGTGTTGACCTCCACAGCCACCATCACAGTTAACGTAATCGATGCCCAGGACATGCCTCCATCCTTTGTAGGGACCCCTTACTTTGGCTACGTGTACGAAGTCTCAGTTCCTGTAAGTCCTCCTTTGAATCTCCGTAAAGCCGTGGTGGAGATCAGGATGTTTGACTTTCTCAACATTAACTCCTATTACTTTCCTACAGGGATCTGAAATATTCACGGTATACGCCAAAGATGGAGATCAAGGAAATCCTAACCCGATCCATTATTCCATAATGAATGGTGAGAACAACACATGACCAACTCCACTTTGagctgtgttttgtattttcttttatctctttttAACTTCAACATCAGTCTCCAGACACATTCACAGCCTCTCTGTCATCACCTTCCAGGTAGTGATGGTGTCTTTGACATAAATAGCACCAGCGGATGCATCACCCTGACAACTTATCCGTCTCTTCTGAAGAACGAATTATATGAAATTAAAGTCAAGGTGAGTGTTATTCCTTTATGTTAATCGACACTTATATGCACCATGAAATGTGTGTATACGTATAATGTGTTATTTGAACGGCAGGCGTCTGAGATTGGACCAGAGGATCGGCTGTTTGACTACGACATCACCCTAGTGACAGTCCGCGTGGTGGATCTCAATAACCACCCGCCGACCTTCTATGGAGAGAATGGACCACAGAGCAGGTTTGAGGTCACCATGTATGAGCATCCGCCTGCAGGGGAGATCCTCCGGGGCTTTAAGATCACCGTCAATGACTCCGATCAGGTGCGTTTATTCCCAAATTTCACACAATGATCTTTTGATTTCCTCCTTagagtaaagtgtgtgtgtgtgtgtgtgtgtggacagaggcTGGAGCTTGTAGGATTGTAttaaaaatgttgtgttgaGTTGGTTCCCCTGAGGACAGATGCACTAATACCTCCAGGTAAAACATTGCATAAATAACCGCCAACCAGTCTCAGAGATACAAGCAGTTATGCAACACCATTTAGAAATGTCCATAAAATCTGCCAAAACATTATCTGCCCGATTTATTTTATCTTCCTTTTTGTTTAAAATCCATCCAGTTTTAACTGAGGTCACCTTGAGTCTGACGAACCCTCAggtttattgatttttcttgGCAGCTTCGCTCTTTATTAATGCAAGTGGTTCACAGCtcctatttttattttctttttctcttcaggGAGCAAACGCTAAATTTAAGCTGAGGCTCGTGGGGCCGGGTCGAGTGCTGCGGGTGGTTCCCCAGACAGTTCTCAATGAGGCGCAGGTGACCATCATTGTGGAAGACTCAACTGGCATCGACTACGAAAAAGGATCAACCCTTTCTTTTAAGGTTCGAACTATGATTGGTGACAGGTTTTTAACCTCAGGCTGCAACTGATGATTATGTTCACCTTTTCCTACCATCTTCTCCTGGTTTCTGTTTATATGCTTCACTTACAAACAAGAACTTTTCTTCTTGTTACACCCATAGTTTATCAATGTTATGTCAACATTTAACTTTGGTTTTTGATTAATAAACCCAAAAAGGTAAatttccattaattattctctgggaaaactGTGAAACATTGCTTATTTTGCAATGTTAAATTTGACCCTTGATCTGGATAATTTattggttctttcctgacctatAATGCATCCTTTCACCAAATTCCCTGGAAATCCATTTAGAGATTTTTGTAGGATATTgctcacatacaaacaaatggacaggggtgaaaatgtAATGACATAAATGGTATTACCATAACTCTTGGTTAAGTAGTGTTACTCGCATGTTTATTTCTCATGCAATAACCACTCTCTGGCCATCTATTACAGTTAAATCTATTTTACTgcaagtaaatataaaaaattgatATTGATATATGACAGTTACTTTAAAATGATGGGTAAAGCCTCTCAGAGCCACTTCTGTTTTTCTTGCCAATCAATAAACTCATAAAATGACTGACGGAACATTTCCTCACTGGTTTAACCacactttgcatgtgtgtgtctgcagctgctggcGGTGGAGATCGACACCCCCGAGCGCTTCAGTGCAACGGCCGACATCGTCATCAACCTGCTGGACACGAACGACAACGTGCCCAAATTCACCTCTGAGTATTACATCGTCCGGGTCCCCGAGAACTCCCCTGGAGACTCCAGCGTCGTGTCTGTTACAGTACGCACATCGTGATTAAACTCTGCTCTAACCTGACCAAAGAGATTATACAATCCATCAGTCCTCCAGTAAACACGTATTACTCAGTGGAGTTCATTAGGTGAGAGCAGGTTGTGGCCAGGCCCAAACAAAGCTCAGCACTCCCTCCATCAGCCTTTGTTATTCTATGTTGTCGTTCCTCCTTTTGAAATTCACCTCCTGTTGGCCTCACATCTGCTTTCACTTACACCTCAGCTATTAATAATGGAAATATTCACACGTTTTTCTAGTGCTTTCTGTGGCACTGTGTATTATCCCGCGGCAAATAGATCTGAGCTGCACAGTGTGTGGGTAAAAGGCTTAATTTTGCCCCAAGGTTAATCACACTGACCTACACCTCCATCCCTAATCACAACAGGAACAGATTTAAACTCCGCCCCACCCACCCTGCATGAGCTTAAGACCCCGGCTCATCGTCAGATCCAGTAAAAACATCTAATCTGAGTCACCTTGTGGGAGGGTTTTTTTGCCCCTGAATGTAACTGTATTGAATGCACTTGATCAGATAGTAAATATTCTTGTTTACCAAGTGTCCTGCTGCTGATCTCTGTCCggtttctttttccttcaggCAAACGATCCAGATTCAGGACCATGGGGTGAAGTCAAATACACAATTTATGGATCGGGATCAGATTTGTAAGTTTAAAAACTTTCACTCCTACTTCTTTTAAGTCTGCTCTGATCTGACACTTCACCCTCGCATCTGCACAAAGCACCTTTAACAGAGTAAcgtgtttatttatattataagtCACGAGGTTCAGGGTGTTGTTGCTGTTGGCAAACTTCGCCAACAGCACACATGTCCTGattcatctctgtctctttgatggaggaggtgagcaggaaACCAGTCTGATTGGCCCCTCCGCTGCACAAACAGCTCGCTCTAAAATGGCCGCAAGATGCTGGCTAATCTCCTAATTGGATTGGAGGGTTAAAAATAGACAGCCCAGCCCGTCTCACATAAGGAGAGCCAATTAACATGCAGTGTGACAGCTGGAGCCACAGAGACGGCAGCTCTTGAAAAGCAAGGCAGCGTGCGGCGAAGGGAAAGTGAGAATTTATGCTCGTTTGCAGGCAGCAACCCGAGTTAA
Protein-coding sequences here:
- the LOC133028305 gene encoding cadherin-related family member 1, giving the protein MKKEKKTHALLFLLLLHFTLARQSDYAPYFYDNGPSSKSGNMALFSISEDTPVGTQVYILNGTDPEGDPVRYDLTFEQGSKIYFRVEAKSGNVTLVQELDREKQAEISMLVSITDGRNKVIETVRVFVTDINDEPPEFQNLPFLINIPEDTAPGSSIYRVAAVDKDMGSGGSVSYYLQTTQFSKFTIDGNSGILRVKPGETLDYETTPTHFVTVVAKDGGGKYKGKHQVLTSTATITVNVIDAQDMPPSFVGTPYFGYVYEVSVPGSEIFTVYAKDGDQGNPNPIHYSIMNGSDGVFDINSTSGCITLTTYPSLLKNELYEIKVKASEIGPEDRLFDYDITLVTVRVVDLNNHPPTFYGENGPQSRFEVTMYEHPPAGEILRGFKITVNDSDQGANAKFKLRLVGPGRVLRVVPQTVLNEAQVTIIVEDSTGIDYEKGSTLSFKLLAVEIDTPERFSATADIVINLLDTNDNVPKFTSEYYIVRVPENSPGDSSVVSVTANDPDSGPWGEVKYTIYGSGSDLFYIHRLSGLISTQPWTSLDAEVRSKYNFYVKAEDSEGEYSLAEVFVTVLDMNDHTPSFDHKLLEKTMIIGTPVRVEAVDEDAESPNNVIEYSIMKADPDNAFDIDADTGEIQLKSYIKSMEIVQNITKQKDCKWSLVVQARDRGSPSFSTTAVVNIDITEATPLKGPMAAFLMKSRDSPMRALGMVTVIISVLVGVTVLISTAMYMRNSKSNRIVPARRIIKRRPRDQRPWTFQMPVITFNNPAEKFHVDPERDSGSPRTKPPPPSAPSLPPPPPSYTRLSERPRAVQTISGALASKGLKKVKSNRRKEGNMSSALVSELKMRLEQKMIENNQGYY